Proteins encoded within one genomic window of Bacillus sp. F19:
- the pfkB gene encoding 1-phosphofructokinase, protein MIATVTLNPAIDIRYNLSDFQKGQVNRVSSVDKTIGGKGLNVSRVLSQLGADVICTGFLGGKSGEWIADQLSHGKLIDRFVAIEGETRSCLAILSENEQTEILEKGPFLLENEIAAFLEIYKSILDKAEYVIVSGSLPRGIDADFYQILAEKANLKRKYLLMDASGIVLEKGIAGKPFLIKPNLEEFKQLVGLEHLTIDRMIRHAKSICRNGVQYVLLSLGQEGAILVSNAIILQASIPKVKAINPVGSGDSMLAGFTYAHSNDFPIERALKWACACGISNAASEKTGSINISQVNRFAEDIKVIELRVGD, encoded by the coding sequence ATGATTGCAACGGTTACTTTAAACCCTGCCATTGATATAAGATATAATCTCTCTGACTTTCAGAAAGGTCAGGTAAATCGTGTCTCCTCCGTTGATAAGACAATTGGGGGAAAGGGGTTAAATGTGTCCCGGGTTTTATCTCAATTAGGTGCTGATGTCATTTGCACAGGTTTCTTAGGAGGAAAGAGCGGGGAATGGATAGCTGATCAATTGTCTCATGGGAAGTTAATAGACCGCTTTGTGGCCATAGAGGGTGAAACGAGATCGTGTCTTGCCATCTTATCCGAAAATGAACAAACTGAAATTCTTGAAAAAGGACCTTTTCTTTTAGAAAATGAAATTGCTGCCTTTCTTGAAATCTATAAATCTATCCTTGATAAAGCAGAATATGTTATTGTTTCTGGCAGCTTGCCGAGAGGGATAGATGCTGATTTTTATCAGATTCTTGCTGAAAAGGCAAACCTGAAAAGGAAGTATTTACTTATGGATGCAAGTGGAATTGTACTTGAGAAAGGTATAGCAGGGAAGCCATTTTTGATAAAACCAAATCTGGAAGAATTTAAACAGCTTGTTGGACTGGAACACTTGACCATTGATCGAATGATCAGGCATGCAAAGTCAATTTGCCGGAACGGAGTTCAATATGTCTTGCTGTCACTTGGTCAGGAAGGAGCCATATTAGTAAGCAATGCTATAATCCTGCAGGCATCCATTCCTAAAGTAAAAGCAATTAATCCGGTAGGATCAGGTGATAGTATGCTCGCTGGCTTTACTTATGCTCATTCTAATGACTTTCCAATTGAAAGAGCACTTAAATGGGCTTGTGCATGTGGGATATCTAATGCTGCATCAGAGAAAACCGGATCTATCAATATATCTCAAGTTAATCGATTTGCAGAAGATATAAAAGTCATTGAATTAAGGGTAGGGGATTAA
- the gatY gene encoding tagatose-bisphosphate aldolase subunit GatY, which yields MSKSSILLDALASGYAVPAFNIHNLETMKAVLDTSQELRSPVLIAATPSTVRYMGQEFLIGMMKAAEKKYDIPICFHLDHHERIEEIKTLIDMGIPSVMIDASKHDFEENIRIVKEVVGYAAEFGVSVEAELGRLSGIEDDLTVDEKDQIFTDPKQAHEFVVRTGIDSLAVAIGTAHGLYKGEPRIDIKRLEAIKDTVAIPLVLHGASGLPSQLVQETIKRGICKVNVATELKIAFAKGLRSYLLSHPDANDPRDYFQDGVDEMKKVIKAKIKMCGSMNRG from the coding sequence ATTTCTAAAAGTTCTATTTTACTTGATGCACTTGCAAGCGGTTATGCAGTTCCTGCCTTTAATATTCATAACTTAGAAACGATGAAAGCCGTGCTGGATACATCACAGGAACTGCGTTCACCGGTGCTTATTGCAGCCACACCAAGTACTGTAAGATATATGGGTCAAGAATTTCTAATTGGAATGATGAAGGCAGCAGAGAAAAAATACGATATTCCTATTTGTTTTCACCTTGATCACCATGAAAGAATAGAAGAAATAAAAACACTGATTGATATGGGCATTCCATCGGTTATGATAGATGCATCTAAACATGACTTTGAGGAAAACATACGAATCGTTAAGGAAGTTGTCGGGTATGCAGCTGAATTTGGTGTTTCAGTAGAAGCGGAACTGGGCCGATTAAGCGGCATAGAAGATGATCTTACTGTAGACGAGAAAGATCAAATTTTTACCGATCCAAAGCAAGCACATGAATTTGTCGTTCGAACTGGAATTGATTCTCTAGCCGTGGCAATTGGCACAGCTCATGGCTTGTATAAAGGTGAACCAAGAATCGATATAAAGCGTTTAGAGGCAATTAAAGATACAGTGGCTATCCCGCTTGTTCTTCATGGCGCATCCGGATTGCCGAGCCAATTAGTTCAGGAAACGATCAAACGCGGAATCTGCAAAGTAAATGTTGCGACTGAATTAAAGATTGCTTTTGCTAAAGGCTTAAGAAGCTATCTGTTATCTCACCCGGATGCAAATGACCCTAGAGACTATTTCCAAGATGGAGTAGATGAAATGAAAAAAGTAATTAAGGCTAAAATTAAGATGTGCGGCAGTATGAACCGAGGATAA
- a CDS encoding SIS domain-containing protein, translating to MELLESNNLPPIPSAIHTVREIAQQPRLWKETLELISGYSSKIMHFFDEVERKHDQFRIILTGAGTSAFVGETILPYLKKISNNKVKSLECIPTTDIVSNPYNYLDSSFPTIMISFARSGNSPESLAAVNLGEQIIEDFYGIILTCNEDGFLAMKKKHDKNHLVICMPKEANDKGFAMTSSFTTMLLSAFLLFHNMDLDTLKKDIEKMAEAGGKMIRDHDAAIRQLAETSFSKIVYLGSGVFEGLARESSLKLLELTRGKIPPTYDTSLGFRHGPKSILDSETIVILFLSCHSYTRQYDLDILREISRETDRGKIIVLSSFADEEAKRHCDYFINVKLDDIKDDILLAFPYILFGQLLAMHKSLQLGISPDNPSPTGVVNRVVKGVTIHSYPTNEPKAGGDWL from the coding sequence ATGGAATTGTTAGAGTCAAATAACCTGCCCCCAATTCCCAGTGCCATCCACACAGTGAGAGAAATAGCTCAACAGCCTAGACTCTGGAAAGAGACATTAGAGCTTATTTCAGGATACAGCAGCAAAATCATGCATTTTTTTGATGAAGTGGAAAGAAAACACGATCAGTTTAGGATCATTTTGACAGGCGCAGGGACATCTGCTTTTGTTGGTGAAACAATTCTGCCTTATCTAAAAAAAATTAGCAACAATAAAGTGAAAAGCCTGGAATGTATTCCAACTACTGATATCGTATCCAATCCTTACAACTATCTGGATTCAAGCTTTCCTACCATTATGATATCGTTTGCCCGCTCAGGAAATAGTCCCGAAAGCCTCGCTGCGGTGAACCTTGGAGAACAAATCATAGAAGATTTTTACGGTATTATTCTAACATGCAACGAAGACGGGTTTTTGGCGATGAAAAAGAAGCACGACAAGAATCACTTAGTAATCTGTATGCCTAAAGAGGCTAATGATAAGGGATTTGCCATGACAAGCAGTTTTACAACCATGCTGCTGTCAGCTTTCCTATTATTTCACAATATGGATCTGGATACCTTGAAAAAAGATATTGAGAAAATGGCTGAAGCTGGCGGGAAAATGATTCGTGACCATGATGCGGCCATTCGTCAGCTTGCTGAGACATCTTTTTCTAAAATTGTTTACTTGGGTTCAGGGGTATTCGAAGGCTTAGCTAGAGAGTCTTCTTTGAAACTCTTAGAACTGACTCGAGGAAAAATTCCGCCAACCTATGATACTTCATTGGGGTTTAGGCACGGTCCAAAATCTATTTTGGACAGCGAGACAATCGTTATTCTTTTCTTATCTTGTCACTCTTACACAAGACAATATGACCTTGATATATTGCGTGAAATCAGTCGGGAAACAGACCGAGGGAAGATCATAGTTCTTTCTTCCTTTGCGGATGAAGAAGCAAAGCGGCATTGTGATTATTTTATAAATGTCAAACTGGATGATATCAAGGATGACATCCTGCTTGCGTTCCCGTATATTTTGTTCGGTCAGCTCTTAGCTATGCATAAATCGCTTCAGCTTGGTATCTCTCCAGATAACCCTTCACCTACAGGAGTAGTTAATAGGGTTGTAAAAGGTGTTACCATACATTCTTATCCTACAAATGAACCTAAAGCAGGGGGAGATTGGCTGTGA
- a CDS encoding GntR family transcriptional regulator, translating to MIDKDKRLSLYYQLMDIIIEKIENGDLAENDQLPSERELCDTYKVSRTTVRQTMQELEKEGYIYKVHGKGTFVSPKAYNQSLVKFYSFTEEMKKAGKQPSTKVILFEKMTCDNKIAKAMNLTIQDEVFKIIRLRLSDQEPMIYETSYVPVKRFKKLSSDELEQTPMYEIFRTEYHVNITSALESFKAVSARNAESEMLNIENASPCLMLKRITFEQEEIIEYTISIARGDKFTYTVELK from the coding sequence ATGATTGATAAAGATAAAAGACTATCCTTGTATTATCAATTAATGGATATCATCATAGAAAAAATTGAAAACGGTGATCTTGCAGAAAATGACCAATTGCCATCAGAGCGGGAATTATGCGATACCTACAAGGTCAGCCGTACAACAGTAAGACAAACAATGCAGGAACTTGAAAAAGAAGGATACATTTATAAAGTTCACGGTAAGGGGACTTTTGTTTCACCAAAAGCCTACAATCAAAGTCTTGTAAAATTTTATAGTTTTACAGAGGAAATGAAAAAGGCAGGGAAACAGCCTTCAACAAAAGTCATTTTATTCGAGAAAATGACCTGTGATAATAAGATAGCCAAAGCCATGAATCTTACCATCCAAGATGAAGTATTTAAAATAATAAGATTAAGGCTGTCTGATCAGGAGCCTATGATTTATGAAACTTCATATGTTCCAGTAAAGCGGTTTAAGAAACTTTCTAGTGATGAACTAGAACAAACTCCAATGTATGAGATCTTTAGAACAGAATATCACGTAAACATTACAAGTGCGCTGGAGAGTTTTAAAGCAGTGAGCGCGCGCAATGCTGAAAGTGAAATGTTAAACATTGAAAATGCTTCACCTTGTCTTATGCTAAAACGGATAACTTTTGAACAAGAAGAGATTATTGAATATACAATCTCTATAGCCAGAGGAGATAAATTTACTTATACAGTTGAATTGAAATAA
- a CDS encoding DinB family protein — MKEKELSGSEMNLTTLTKDLANYNLWANTKMTEWLKTKPSEKMVQEVPSSFPTIKLTLKHIEDVQNFWLQVIKQESPPDMGQFGEKSNQSMDEVFSMVEKSSKELSQYVHSLSENSITGACQVETPWFNETRPRFEFILQVMNHSTYHRGQITTIGRNAGLTDAPMTDFNVYSFSGKPSCN, encoded by the coding sequence ATGAAAGAAAAAGAACTTTCCGGCAGTGAAATGAATCTAACGACGCTAACAAAAGACCTTGCGAACTACAACCTATGGGCAAATACGAAAATGACCGAGTGGCTCAAAACAAAACCGTCTGAAAAAATGGTACAGGAAGTCCCTTCGAGTTTTCCAACTATCAAGCTGACGCTCAAGCATATTGAGGATGTTCAAAATTTTTGGCTGCAAGTGATTAAGCAGGAATCACCGCCTGATATGGGTCAGTTTGGAGAGAAATCCAATCAGTCAATGGATGAAGTGTTTAGTATGGTGGAGAAAAGTTCCAAAGAGTTATCTCAATATGTTCATTCACTTTCCGAAAATTCCATAACTGGAGCTTGTCAAGTTGAAACTCCATGGTTTAATGAAACTCGACCCAGATTTGAATTTATCCTCCAAGTCATGAATCACAGTACTTATCACCGAGGTCAGATTACAACGATTGGCCGTAATGCAGGATTAACAGATGCACCTATGACAGATTTTAATGTCTATAGTTTTTCAGGAAAGCCATCATGCAACTAA
- a CDS encoding DinB family protein, producing MNDYHIIEIYKDHLQHFSKDQLRHISAEGTWSLGQMYLHLIEVAFEYLENVEACSAASEEQKLGKTEAGEDLYKRGGFPLIKIKLPDDPENTPSNTKRKEELMQGLIQVEKRMRAWEEKVNVIKPNFKVKHGGFGWLNAKEWFDLVDMHFRHHLRQKQELEEKIGVAF from the coding sequence TTGAATGATTATCACATAATTGAAATCTACAAAGACCACTTGCAGCACTTTTCGAAGGATCAGTTAAGACATATTTCTGCTGAAGGGACCTGGTCTCTCGGCCAAATGTATCTTCACTTGATTGAGGTTGCATTCGAGTATCTTGAGAATGTTGAAGCTTGTTCAGCAGCATCTGAAGAACAAAAACTTGGAAAGACGGAAGCCGGAGAGGATTTGTACAAGCGAGGCGGGTTTCCTCTAATTAAAATCAAGCTGCCGGACGATCCAGAAAACACACCAAGCAATACCAAAAGGAAAGAGGAACTTATGCAGGGGCTCATTCAAGTAGAGAAGAGAATGAGAGCGTGGGAAGAGAAGGTAAATGTCATTAAGCCAAACTTCAAAGTAAAACATGGGGGCTTCGGCTGGCTCAATGCAAAAGAATGGTTCGATCTTGTCGACATGCATTTTCGTCATCATTTACGTCAGAAGCAGGAATTAGAAGAAAAGATAGGTGTTGCTTTTTAA
- a CDS encoding DinB family protein, whose product MDRKSLMVSPLPDFEKEIGRWLWCLEDVRKTLTSALTGISQRILDTKIEERHSIGSLLYHIALVEADWLYAEVLGVEWDPEISSLFPFESHAEDGSLTHIEGQSAEKHLHRLIKVREVFLSHFRTMDLTDWRKSRVLEHYDVTPEWVVYHLIEHESHHRGQIFQLLSELRDE is encoded by the coding sequence TTGGACAGAAAATCTTTAATGGTATCTCCGTTACCGGATTTTGAAAAAGAAATTGGCCGATGGCTATGGTGTTTAGAGGATGTTCGCAAAACACTCACCTCAGCATTAACCGGAATCAGCCAACGTATTCTTGACACAAAAATAGAAGAAAGACATTCCATTGGCTCCCTGTTATATCACATTGCATTGGTCGAGGCAGATTGGTTATATGCAGAAGTCCTGGGTGTTGAATGGGATCCAGAAATAAGCTCGCTGTTTCCGTTTGAAAGCCATGCTGAAGACGGCTCTTTGACTCACATTGAGGGACAAAGTGCAGAAAAACATTTGCATCGTCTTATTAAGGTGCGTGAAGTATTTCTTTCCCACTTTCGTACAATGGATCTAACGGATTGGCGTAAATCGAGAGTACTGGAACATTATGATGTCACACCTGAGTGGGTTGTTTATCATCTGATTGAACATGAATCACACCATCGTGGGCAGATTTTCCAATTACTTAGCGAATTACGCGATGAATAG
- a CDS encoding ABC transporter ATP-binding protein/permease — MRFPVKKFFSYYKPYLTLFFSVLACAFIVSAVTLTFPLLVRYITKDVLEGDLSIALSKVYWIGGLMLVLVTVQNIGNYFVDYKGHEIGARMERDLRSELFTHMQKLSFSFYDKEKTGQLMSRITNDLLLLSELYHHGPEDYVKYLVRFIGAFVILFFINAPLTIAVFCFLPFLGVFALYFNKMLNRALRSNKERIGDVNAQVEDSLSGIRTVKSFANEQIEIEKFDRENNRFLHSRKRTYQAEALLYNSFETIIQLITITVIIFGSASIVNNTLDLEDLITFLLYISFMIEPIQRLTQMSTQLQEGITGFQRFMEIMNLKPAIDNKPNPVTLSEVSGEIEFNQVSFRYEEHLNNVIQNLSLRILPGEYVALVGPSGAGKTTLCSLIPRFYDVTDGDVFLDGVNVRDIDLESLRNNIGIVQQDVYLFAGTVMENIRYGDPAASDNEIIEAAKLANAHDFIMNLPKGYSSEIGQRGVKLSGGQKQRLCIARVFLKNPPILILDEATSALDNESESIIKESLDLLAKGRTTIVIAHRLSTIRNAKRIIVLAENGIAEQGNHNSLLACDGSYSRLYSKQFEILQ, encoded by the coding sequence ATGCGTTTTCCAGTAAAAAAATTTTTCTCCTATTATAAACCGTATTTAACGCTGTTTTTTTCAGTATTGGCGTGCGCCTTTATCGTATCAGCTGTGACTTTGACGTTTCCTTTACTAGTCAGGTATATCACGAAGGATGTTCTGGAAGGAGATTTATCCATTGCGCTAAGTAAAGTATATTGGATTGGCGGGCTGATGCTGGTGTTAGTCACAGTTCAGAATATCGGGAACTATTTTGTGGACTACAAAGGTCATGAAATAGGTGCGCGTATGGAAAGAGATTTGCGAAGCGAGCTGTTCACGCACATGCAGAAGCTTTCTTTTAGCTTTTACGATAAGGAAAAGACAGGTCAGCTCATGTCTCGAATAACAAACGACCTGCTGCTCCTTTCCGAGCTGTACCATCATGGCCCAGAGGACTATGTCAAATACCTTGTCCGTTTTATTGGGGCATTTGTTATATTGTTCTTTATAAATGCGCCATTAACGATTGCTGTCTTCTGTTTTCTGCCATTCTTAGGTGTCTTTGCCCTGTATTTTAATAAAATGCTGAACAGGGCATTACGAAGCAATAAAGAAAGAATTGGGGACGTAAACGCACAGGTAGAGGATAGTTTATCTGGAATTCGCACAGTAAAGTCATTTGCCAATGAGCAAATAGAGATCGAGAAGTTCGACCGGGAAAATAATCGTTTCCTTCATAGCCGAAAAAGAACGTACCAGGCTGAAGCACTCTTATACAATAGTTTTGAAACGATTATTCAGCTGATAACGATCACAGTGATTATCTTTGGCAGTGCCAGTATTGTCAACAACACATTAGATTTAGAAGATTTAATCACTTTTTTACTGTATATCAGCTTTATGATCGAGCCAATTCAGCGATTGACTCAAATGAGCACGCAGCTTCAAGAAGGAATAACTGGATTTCAGCGTTTTATGGAAATCATGAATCTGAAGCCGGCAATTGATAATAAACCGAATCCTGTTACCTTGTCAGAAGTATCTGGTGAAATTGAGTTCAATCAAGTTTCCTTCCGATACGAAGAACATTTGAACAATGTCATACAAAACCTGTCGCTTCGAATACTTCCTGGAGAGTATGTTGCGCTAGTAGGTCCGTCTGGCGCTGGAAAAACTACTTTATGCTCACTCATCCCCCGCTTTTATGACGTGACAGATGGAGACGTTTTCCTTGACGGAGTCAATGTCCGCGATATTGATCTGGAATCATTAAGAAATAACATCGGTATTGTTCAACAGGATGTTTACCTATTTGCGGGAACAGTGATGGAAAATATCCGATACGGAGATCCGGCAGCTAGTGATAACGAAATTATTGAGGCGGCTAAGCTTGCCAATGCACATGACTTTATCATGAACTTGCCAAAAGGCTACAGTTCCGAAATCGGACAACGAGGTGTCAAACTGTCTGGGGGCCAAAAGCAGCGGCTTTGTATTGCTCGTGTATTTTTAAAGAATCCGCCAATTCTCATTTTGGATGAGGCAACAAGCGCACTGGATAACGAGAGTGAAAGCATCATCAAGGAATCACTGGATTTATTAGCAAAAGGCCGTACAACCATTGTCATTGCCCATCGCCTTTCCACAATCCGTAATGCGAAGCGGATTATCGTCCTAGCGGAGAACGGCATAGCGGAACAGGGGAACCACAATTCGCTGCTTGCATGTGATGGGTCGTATTCAAGACTTTATTCTAAGCAGTTTGAGATACTACAATAA
- a CDS encoding DUF402 domain-containing protein has translation MAKRLEKIIERKIKYDSEIVEHSCMLLKAKNQNVVLFHKILESFTMTANHTKLTIPRGSYTIAYYWRDRPYNLYIWRDHKGDYLGSYFNIVKNTYITDKVVSFEDLIIDIIVLPNGDCFILDENELPEPLDQFEKGFVQQSLNALTDSLDILLSQLISETENAYKHEDLIPLLNTR, from the coding sequence ATGGCCAAACGCCTGGAAAAAATAATAGAAAGAAAAATAAAGTACGACTCAGAAATTGTAGAACATAGCTGTATGCTGCTTAAAGCAAAAAATCAAAATGTCGTGCTTTTCCATAAAATACTTGAATCCTTTACGATGACAGCAAACCATACTAAATTAACCATTCCTAGAGGCAGTTATACAATAGCGTATTACTGGAGAGATCGTCCATATAATTTATACATTTGGAGAGATCATAAAGGGGATTACCTCGGTTCCTATTTTAATATCGTAAAAAATACATATATAACGGATAAGGTGGTATCCTTTGAGGATTTGATTATTGATATAATCGTTCTTCCTAATGGAGACTGCTTTATTTTAGACGAGAATGAGTTACCAGAGCCATTAGATCAATTTGAGAAAGGATTTGTTCAACAAAGTCTAAACGCATTAACAGATTCCCTTGATATTCTCCTTTCTCAACTTATTTCAGAAACGGAGAATGCTTATAAACATGAAGACCTTATACCGTTGCTGAACACCAGATAA
- a CDS encoding DUF3574 domain-containing protein yields MEKKKIFFWIIPLILLIGFLGNAVYAAGHQEISNVKQSSALKGQFYLDDVVKIYVPSTYNGDQPIDNTPFVNRSLEKFSKMFGGATAIEGTGSWLSDDDRLIKEKVTIVYSFAEDLDKKKINQVVAYAEYLKEEMKQSSVSLEVNGKMYFIE; encoded by the coding sequence TTGGAAAAGAAAAAAATCTTCTTTTGGATCATCCCTTTGATTCTGTTAATCGGCTTTTTAGGCAATGCTGTGTACGCTGCAGGGCACCAGGAAATATCTAACGTAAAACAATCTTCTGCATTAAAGGGGCAATTCTATCTCGATGACGTGGTGAAAATATATGTACCTTCCACCTATAATGGAGATCAACCAATTGATAATACACCATTTGTTAACAGGTCATTAGAGAAATTCTCAAAAATGTTTGGAGGAGCAACAGCCATTGAGGGAACTGGATCCTGGTTATCTGATGATGATCGGCTGATTAAGGAGAAGGTTACGATCGTGTATAGTTTTGCAGAAGATTTGGACAAGAAAAAGATTAATCAAGTCGTCGCCTATGCCGAATATTTAAAGGAAGAGATGAAACAATCATCGGTGTCTCTTGAAGTGAATGGAAAGATGTATTTTATTGAATGA